A genomic region of Gemmatimonadota bacterium contains the following coding sequences:
- a CDS encoding TonB-dependent receptor — MRFTHILPACAFLLTAGLSAQEPPAATLEGEVVDSVTGQPVAGVLLRLDSGPQTLSDEDGRFRLVGLEPGPHMFALLTHDCRIMWSEVELTPGQVSRVEVRLASAFGTRVEREREQAERRRSEGKLVTAEEIEEMNATSLADVIRRVKPTMIGAPRGTVGAPTSVSGRSRNSFLSATGASEPVVVVNGVRVAHGAQALDFIRPSEVETLELLPGAAAGWEFGSAGSAGVIRVTTRRGDDRAPSRSGAEGCVVPDFPVGVRRAPA; from the coding sequence ATGAGATTCACGCATATCCTCCCCGCGTGCGCATTCCTACTCACCGCGGGGCTCTCGGCCCAGGAGCCGCCCGCCGCGACCCTGGAGGGCGAGGTCGTGGACAGCGTCACGGGGCAGCCAGTGGCTGGCGTCCTTCTCCGCCTGGACTCCGGTCCCCAGACCCTCTCCGACGAAGACGGCCGCTTCCGGCTCGTCGGTCTTGAGCCGGGGCCGCATATGTTCGCGCTCCTCACCCATGACTGTCGGATCATGTGGAGCGAGGTCGAACTGACACCCGGGCAGGTCTCCCGTGTGGAGGTCCGGTTGGCGTCGGCCTTCGGCACGCGGGTAGAGCGGGAGCGCGAGCAAGCCGAGCGCCGCCGCTCCGAAGGGAAGCTGGTCACCGCCGAAGAGATCGAAGAGATGAACGCAACGTCGCTCGCCGACGTCATCCGGCGGGTGAAGCCGACGATGATCGGAGCTCCGCGCGGAACCGTCGGCGCCCCCACGTCGGTGAGCGGACGCAGCAGGAACTCCTTTCTGTCCGCGACCGGGGCGAGCGAACCCGTGGTGGTAGTCAACGGTGTCAGGGTGGCGCATGGGGCTCAGGCTCTGGACTTCATCCGCCCGTCCGAAGTGGAGACGCTCGAGCTGCTCCCCGGCGCGGCCGCCGGATGGGAGTTCGGCTCGGCCGGCTCGGCGGGAGTGATACGTGTCACGACCCGCCGGGGCGACGACAGGGCCCCTTCGCGTTCCGGTGCCGAGGGCTGCGTCGTCCCGGACTTTCCCGTTGGTGTGCGTCGCGCGCCGGCCTGA
- a CDS encoding SusC/RagA family TonB-linked outer membrane protein: MMIRSLLESLGSAATRSLTGLAMALAFMAFGAVGTAAQTGTVTGSVVNIVSQTALAGAQVSVLGTSIGGLANNVGRYLILNVPAGQHTIRVQLIGFATVEQTVTVTAGEVAAADFRLRQQALALEGVIVTGTAGQARRREIGNTISQISVEDIELTTVTDLGDILQGRVTGVQINDHGGQVGGASMIRLRGNSSLTQGNFPLIYIDGLRMENSAIMSDDEAGQEASAFDMINPNDIERIEIIKGPAATTLYGTEAAGGVIQIFTKRGSAGAPAWTFNMDGGIHSMKHQAGGINPKSINPTGYYLNDCTVRREFDTNTKEFVTINERQAGCPESGSWFKNGFLQRYNLSVRGGGETATYFVSGRWENEEGVVDPQGLTAYGVRANVSFQPFDGLDISLNNSYQHKTITWIPDGNNASGFLLNVLRGTAGYTPQNDDSKVFENDILSIIDQYQLSANINWSPNSTWAHRLNVGLDYTVNDFIDWKYWDYYAEPTGDREDDQRQDRNLTFDYAGTFNYSPLSDVTSHFAFGGQLYEEFNYRLNGFDERFAGPGEPQLGDGTNPGIFENRLRVRSGGAFLQEQLGWQDKVFVTAGVRWDGFSTFGEGFGLATYPKLSGTYLISDESFWPGVVETLKLRVAWGQSGRAPGAFDAEKLWEATQADEQQPAVVINNLGNPDLGPEKSTELEWGFDATAYGGRLTVEFTKYDQTTADALIRVSPTPSTGTNNRVLRNLGEMKNWGTELSVQVVPVRSDDIEWALGVQWSTNDSEVTDLGPLKDLGSTIRLGLPLRIRWDDQLIVCGRDNDPGEACWDPVAAYDPSSPPKKGKRFIGRQFPTDLLNLTTRLTLFRSLTLDVVGEGQYGMFLSVGPAYQNMRRTSLSNPVWPYCAPILDTWNSGDRTSLTNQQVVECVQKFSDQGVWTRKADFFRLRSTTLAWRVPDRWVPGGARSVRLSLQGKNMLTFTDYVGLDPEGQDNGLSDATPNDYYTYGPPRTFLFGVRVTF; encoded by the coding sequence ATGATGATTCGTTCATTGTTAGAAAGCTTGGGTAGTGCTGCCACGCGCAGCCTCACCGGGCTCGCGATGGCTCTCGCGTTCATGGCGTTCGGTGCCGTGGGTACCGCAGCGCAGACGGGAACCGTGACCGGGTCGGTCGTAAACATCGTGAGCCAGACGGCACTCGCCGGCGCCCAGGTCTCCGTCCTGGGCACCAGCATCGGCGGGCTGGCCAACAACGTCGGGCGGTATCTGATCCTGAACGTTCCCGCTGGGCAGCACACCATCCGGGTGCAGCTCATCGGCTTCGCGACCGTCGAGCAGACGGTGACCGTGACCGCAGGCGAGGTCGCGGCCGCAGACTTCCGCCTCCGCCAGCAGGCGCTAGCGTTGGAAGGCGTGATCGTGACTGGCACGGCCGGACAGGCCCGCCGGCGCGAGATCGGTAACACGATCAGCCAGATCTCGGTCGAGGACATCGAGCTGACGACGGTCACCGACCTGGGTGACATCCTGCAGGGCCGTGTCACCGGGGTGCAGATCAACGACCACGGCGGACAAGTCGGCGGCGCGAGCATGATCCGGCTGCGTGGCAACAGCTCGCTCACGCAGGGGAACTTCCCGCTGATCTACATCGACGGACTCCGGATGGAGAACAGCGCCATCATGTCCGACGACGAGGCCGGTCAGGAGGCTTCGGCGTTCGACATGATCAACCCGAACGACATCGAGCGCATCGAGATCATAAAGGGGCCGGCGGCTACGACGCTGTACGGCACCGAAGCGGCCGGCGGCGTGATCCAGATCTTCACGAAGCGCGGTAGCGCGGGTGCTCCGGCGTGGACGTTCAACATGGACGGGGGCATCCACTCGATGAAGCACCAGGCGGGCGGCATCAACCCGAAGTCGATCAACCCCACGGGATACTATCTGAACGACTGCACGGTGAGGCGGGAGTTCGACACCAACACCAAGGAGTTCGTCACCATCAACGAACGCCAGGCCGGGTGTCCGGAAAGTGGGAGCTGGTTCAAGAACGGCTTCCTGCAGCGGTACAACCTGAGCGTGCGCGGCGGCGGTGAGACCGCGACGTACTTCGTCTCGGGCCGTTGGGAGAACGAAGAAGGCGTCGTCGACCCGCAGGGCCTCACCGCATACGGCGTGCGTGCGAACGTCTCGTTTCAGCCCTTCGACGGTCTCGACATCAGCCTGAACAACAGCTACCAGCACAAGACAATCACGTGGATCCCGGACGGCAACAACGCCTCTGGGTTCCTCCTCAATGTGCTGCGTGGGACCGCGGGCTACACGCCCCAGAACGACGACTCGAAGGTCTTCGAGAACGACATCCTATCGATCATCGACCAGTACCAGTTGTCCGCGAACATCAATTGGTCGCCGAACAGCACCTGGGCGCACCGCCTGAACGTCGGCCTGGACTACACGGTCAACGACTTCATCGACTGGAAGTACTGGGACTACTACGCCGAGCCGACGGGCGACCGTGAGGACGACCAGAGGCAGGACCGTAACCTGACGTTTGACTATGCCGGCACCTTCAACTACAGCCCGCTATCCGACGTGACGTCGCACTTCGCATTCGGCGGACAGCTTTACGAGGAGTTCAATTACCGTCTCAACGGTTTCGACGAGAGGTTCGCGGGCCCGGGTGAGCCGCAGCTGGGTGACGGGACCAACCCGGGTATATTCGAGAACCGTCTGCGGGTGCGCAGCGGCGGTGCCTTCCTGCAGGAGCAGCTGGGCTGGCAGGACAAAGTCTTCGTGACCGCCGGTGTGCGCTGGGACGGCTTCAGCACCTTCGGCGAGGGGTTCGGCCTCGCGACGTACCCGAAGTTGTCGGGTACGTACCTGATCTCGGACGAGTCGTTCTGGCCGGGCGTCGTGGAGACGCTCAAGCTGCGGGTGGCGTGGGGCCAGTCGGGTAGGGCCCCGGGCGCCTTCGACGCGGAGAAGCTCTGGGAGGCGACGCAGGCGGACGAGCAGCAGCCGGCGGTGGTCATCAACAACTTGGGCAACCCGGATCTGGGCCCGGAGAAGAGTACCGAGCTCGAGTGGGGCTTCGACGCCACGGCCTACGGCGGCCGGCTTACCGTCGAGTTCACGAAGTACGATCAGACGACGGCGGACGCCCTTATCCGCGTGTCGCCTACGCCCTCCACCGGGACGAACAACCGTGTGCTCCGGAACCTGGGCGAGATGAAGAACTGGGGGACGGAGCTGTCGGTGCAAGTGGTGCCCGTGCGCTCGGACGACATCGAGTGGGCGCTGGGTGTGCAGTGGAGCACCAACGACAGCGAGGTCACGGACCTGGGTCCGCTCAAGGACCTGGGCAGCACGATCCGGTTGGGCCTGCCGCTCCGGATCCGATGGGACGACCAGCTCATCGTCTGCGGGCGAGATAACGACCCCGGCGAGGCATGCTGGGACCCCGTGGCTGCGTACGACCCAAGCAGTCCTCCGAAGAAAGGGAAGAGGTTCATCGGGCGGCAGTTCCCGACGGACCTCCTCAACTTGACCACGCGGCTGACGCTCTTCCGGTCGCTCACGCTGGACGTGGTGGGCGAGGGGCAGTACGGCATGTTCCTGTCGGTGGGGCCGGCGTACCAGAACATGCGCCGCACGTCCCTCTCGAACCCGGTGTGGCCGTACTGCGCACCCATTCTGGACACTTGGAATAGCGGCGACCGGACATCCCTCACGAACCAACAGGTGGTCGAGTGCGTCCAGAAATTCTCGGACCAGGGCGTCTGGACGCGGAAAGCCGACTTCTTCAGGCTGCGCTCCACGACGCTGGCGTGGCGCGTGCCCGACAGGTGGGTGCCCGGCGGAGCCCGGAGCGTCCGGCTCTCGCTGCAGGGCAAGAACATGCTCACGTTCACCGACTACGTCGGGCTCGATCCGGAAGGGCAAGATAACGGGCTCAGCGACGCGACGCCGAACGACTACTACACGTACGGGCCGCCGCGCACGTTCCTGTTCGGCGTGAGGGTGACCTTCTGA
- a CDS encoding RagB/SusD family nutrient uptake outer membrane protein, which yields MRLMKNRWLPMVALVATFGMSGCSDELFDVKNPGRILDEDLNTQRGIAALVTGMSADFSEGYDEQAFTTAILSDEVVGSGSYFATGRYRRGLFDSEDSNGRWNDVQRARWVAESGLQRMANIEGFTFTGNPLTARAYLFAGLANRTFGENFCEVVFSNPYTEESPGLGGEIDLGVALNRTAAFERGIPELQAAVSHGSTAGATDIVTAAHGALASMYVGLGQWSNVMTEAAQVPTSFVYSAEYSSNSSRETSEIWDETHGRAEVSAFGTLAGTVGAGDPRTPWTDCSDPANACPSANGADGVTIHYRQEKYPTKDDDIPVVKGTDMRLLEAENALMNNDLTTFDAKINEVRAFHGLGALTATAVGSITGGDGGGAHLTSMLGWDILDRERHLTLWLEGRRLWDMHRWNHPHLDGGGVIYQATVARRASCMPISDDECQVNDNIDSATKCFTM from the coding sequence ATGAGACTGATGAAAAATCGCTGGCTCCCGATGGTGGCGCTCGTCGCCACGTTCGGAATGTCCGGCTGCAGCGACGAGCTGTTCGACGTCAAGAACCCGGGTCGCATCCTGGATGAGGATCTGAACACCCAGCGGGGCATCGCAGCCCTGGTGACCGGGATGTCCGCGGACTTCTCCGAGGGGTACGACGAGCAGGCATTCACCACCGCGATCCTGTCCGACGAGGTCGTCGGCTCGGGTAGCTATTTTGCCACAGGTCGTTACCGCCGAGGTCTCTTCGACTCGGAGGACTCCAACGGCCGTTGGAACGACGTTCAGCGCGCGCGCTGGGTCGCCGAGTCTGGTCTCCAGCGCATGGCGAACATCGAGGGATTCACCTTCACCGGGAACCCGTTGACCGCGCGGGCCTACCTCTTCGCGGGTCTCGCCAACCGCACATTCGGCGAGAACTTCTGCGAGGTCGTCTTCAGCAACCCCTACACCGAAGAAAGTCCCGGCCTCGGTGGAGAGATCGATCTGGGTGTGGCGCTTAACAGGACGGCCGCGTTCGAGCGGGGAATCCCGGAGTTGCAAGCGGCGGTCTCGCACGGCAGCACCGCGGGCGCGACCGACATCGTGACGGCGGCGCATGGTGCGCTCGCCAGCATGTACGTCGGTCTGGGACAGTGGTCGAACGTGATGACGGAGGCGGCCCAGGTGCCGACGAGCTTCGTATACAGCGCGGAGTACTCGTCGAACTCGAGCCGCGAGACAAGTGAGATCTGGGACGAGACCCATGGTCGTGCCGAGGTCTCAGCCTTCGGGACGCTGGCTGGGACGGTGGGCGCAGGTGACCCGCGGACGCCGTGGACCGACTGCAGCGACCCGGCGAACGCGTGCCCGTCGGCGAACGGTGCCGATGGTGTGACGATCCATTACCGCCAGGAGAAGTACCCGACCAAGGACGATGACATTCCTGTGGTGAAGGGTACGGACATGCGGCTTCTCGAGGCCGAGAACGCCTTGATGAACAATGACTTGACGACCTTCGACGCGAAGATCAACGAAGTCCGGGCGTTCCACGGTCTCGGTGCCTTGACGGCTACGGCGGTCGGTTCGATTACGGGTGGTGACGGCGGTGGGGCACACCTGACGTCGATGCTCGGTTGGGACATTCTCGACCGTGAGCGCCACCTCACTCTGTGGCTGGAGGGTCGCCGGCTTTGGGACATGCATCGGTGGAACCACCCGCACCTCGACGGTGGCGGCGTGATATACCAGGCGACCGTGGCACGTCGCGCGTCCTGCATGCCTATCTCCGACGACGAGTGTCAGGTGAACGACAACATCGACAGTGCCACCAAGTGTTTCACGATGTAG